The genome window gcaagttgtgaGAAGTAACCCTATCTCCTAAGTGTTATGCGACataagggagtgggccgaaccctcattTGGGCTGCCCATTGATCCGAATACAAGAGTGtagcccgaatgggcttgtgcgatcgggtgagtgttgtgcgtttgggccgtttatatacatacatacattacataagcacaaatcaaacataacattcatttaatcaatCACTTTCATATAATCACGTCACGTTCACATAtgttacatcaaagtacaaagaTAGATTcagaattacgagttgtcacaataagGAAGTGAAGGAAACTGAGAAAGAACCAAAGAAGCCTTGGTCTTTGTATACAGATGGGGCTTCAAGCACCGAAGGGGCAGGAGCGGGCCTAATTCTCATCGACCCGGATGGAACAGATATGATGTATGCGCTCAGGCTGGAATTTAAGAGTTCTAACAACGAAGCTGAGTACGAGGCTCTGTTAGCCGGTCTATGTCTAGCGCTAAAAGTCGGAGCAAGAAATGTTGTGGCCCATGTAGATTCGTTGCTCGTAACGAATCAGGTGAACGGAGACTATGAAGCAAGGGAAGCCAACATGATCGAATATCTCGAATAAGTAAAACAAATTATGGCATTGTTCGAGTCATGTAAAGTTGAGCACGTTCCTCGTAgcaaaaacaaaaaggccgatgcgATCAGCAAATTGGCGTCCATATCATTCAGTCACCTGGCCAAGGAAGTAAGGGTGGAAGTATTAACACACCTTTAATCGCCACTACCCACGTTATGTAAGTAGAAGCTTCGTCTCaaacatggatgacacctatAATCAACTATCCAGTGCACGATGTTTTGCCAGTTGATAAAGAAGAGGCGAGAAAAATCCAAATCAATACTCTTCAATATCAGATGCAGGAAGGAAGTTTGTACCGAAAGACCTTTTTTGGGCCTTTGTTAAAATGCCTCGATCCGGAAGAGGCCAGCTATATCATCAGAGAAATTCATTACGGTATTTGTGGTATTCACGCTGGGCCAAAGATGATCGTAACGAAAGCGAAAAATGCGATTATTGGCCCGGGATGCACGAAAGTGCAGTTAAAGAACTCCAGCAATGTGATGAATGCCAAAAGCACGCACCGATAAGCCTTCGAGCTAAGAATGAAATGATACCGGTAACCGCAGCAAAGGTCACCgccaaaattcaaaattcaaaatcagCGAAAACAGTGACAAACAAAGACCCCGAATCACCGAAAAGACTTTGCCATATAGTTCGAAACGTTTGCTAAACAAACACCACGAACTAGGGGGACTTGATGAGGATACGTCCTTGGTCGGACCGAATTATCAGCAAACATAGAATCGAACTGTAACACCTAAAGGTAGGATCGCACCACATACTGAAGACGGAACAACTAAACACGTGGGTACGCCATAACTAACTGAGGGCCCACAGCTTTAACTACCCTGACAATGACTGGTCCGACCCTAACTAACTCGTCACGTCAGCATACCCAAAGACTATAAATACCCCGCCAAGGCTCCCCACAAAGGGTAAtcgctactttctctctctaaactctcctctctctctctctctctctctctctctctctctctctctccctgaccTATTATCtcctcacaaatacttattctcactcccgagcttggtcacagagagacccccctccctgtgacgaggtTAACGGTGTGCTTGTTTCCTTGTGATCTTGCAGGTTCTTGCTAGGTCATCTGAAGCTAAGCTCTGACCAGGTCGGACCAACTGGTCTTGAGTCTTCAGACGAAAAATACAAATGACCAGGTCGGACCAACTATTTGATTTTCGATGACCCGTCGAAAAAAACAAGTGTTACTGGTTCAATTTAGATATGTATCAGTATATGTGTGTCTCTGTTTTGGAACTCCAATCCATCCTCTAAAATGCAAGAATGACATCAAATTTTCTTCCCTTTTTTCTTAGTTTTTATCTGCCTTCAACTCAATGGTTCTATTAATTTCGATTTCAAGCTTATAATTTCTTTTATTCAATCATAGTTTTTGTAGTTCTATTTTTTCTTTGGCGACATGATAACATGTGAAATCAAACAAGGAATCTAATGGTTGATGTAATTTATGGTTAACTCGTAGGATGTTGATGAGGGAACATGGGTTCTGCAGAGGAAGAGTTGAAGATGGATATGAGGAGCAGGTTAAAAAATCATCCAGCAATAGATTTTAGTAAATGTTTATTAGTTGTTAGGACTTTAGAGTTAAACTTCAATGAGCCATAACCCTATAACCATCGTGAATACAACAATAAGCTATTATTTTATGACTTTAAAACTATTTAGAGTTTAGACCGTAAGAATAACCGAAAAGGAGTATCCCAGGTGAAGGGAAAATCATCAACTGTAAGCCGCACGGCGAGAAGATAACACCCAAAAAATGGCGGCGGCGTGTGCAGTGGCGGGCACTGGATTTTTGAAGTTACCTTCAGTGACTTTCATGACCGGAAATGCCAAAACGCTTGAAGAAGTTAAAGTTATTTTAGGGCAATCAATCCCTTTTCGCAACCAAGTGTTAAACTTGACTGTATTTATATTCTTCACTTATAACGCTCTAATTTTCATCCAacaaatttattattattattattattattattattattattattattattattattattattattattattattattattataattttctttttaaatttttatgttATGGTTGATTGATCAGTAACAGTGCCAGAACTTCAAGGCGACCCAGAAGACAGAGCTCGTTTAGCTGCTAATTAGGCCCACTGATTACTCAATACTCGTATTCTATAATTTCTATTAGTAATTATTAAAAGTTTTAATGATATGGGAATGTGTGTAGGTGAAAGGACGAGTGTTGGTTGAGTACATATGTTTCTGTTTCAATGCTCACAAGGGACTCCCTAGTTGTTTTAGTTCATACAATTGGATAGAGAAGAGGATTAGAGTTGATATGAAGATCAATTAACTAATAAAGTATGATCTGTTGTTCTGTTTGCAGGGTCTTACATTTAAGTCTCAATTGTCTGCACTTGTTTGTTTGTTCTGGTTCTTCTTAAGGTGATGTTTTATGATTTCATGTCATTGTCTTTTGTAAACACATTAATCACAAGTTAAACTATTCATAATTCATTCAAACCTTGTttatataaattttatatatttatatgtgcCTTTCTAAAAGTAAGTATTGTGGTATTTGAGTATAATTTGTCAATATAAAGTTGTTAAAGTTATGTACTTTTACGTTTAATTAACAACACAAGTTTTGTTTGATAGCCTCGGTTAAGTCCTACCCCGTAGCATCCAATACTGTATGTTATGACATTTGAATTAAAGATTGTGTTATATAGATATGCACACTTGTGTATACATTTGAAGCTTCATTTTATTAATGTAACTTTATGTTTTGTTAGGCAACTTCTATGGTTCCGGTTGCAAGTATGAATTGAAGACATCAGTTTGGGTTGCAAGTATGAAGGCATCGGTTCGGAAAGTTATTGGATATCACTTTCATCTTTAGAGATACACGTATTTGTGTTACTTTGAAACTTTTGTAATTTTGTGTTATTTTGAAACCTTTGTAATTTATATTCTTGGGTTATTTTATATtggttttaatttaattttttatatattttatttttatttttagataaTTTGTTTATAATGAGAATTTATTggaaatttttattaaaatttccTGTAattcgaacacattttttttagCTTACACGCCAAGTGATGCGGTTCGAGAACCGCATCTTTTGAATATACTGGGAAAGGTAGTTTTTGCTTAAATTGTCAACAGATGCGGGTCTAAAACCGCATCTCTTGGACCCGCATCTTTTGAGTTATAGCCATAAGATACTTAGCCATAAGATGCGGGTCTAAAACCGCATCTAATAGCCAATTTACCTGCATCATTTGATCACTTTTGTACTAGTGACGTAAAATGAATGGAATGCTAGATTACAACAACCCTTTTTGCCACATTTTTTATTTAATGTGGCTAAAACAAATTTTTTAGCCAGTATATAATATAAACCGCTATACTAAGTGTAAATTCACGTATCCGTTGttaccctttagccacacttaatgGACATAATGCTTGATTCTAGCAAGAAATATTGGCACCTTTTAACCACAGTTTTAAGTTGTTACGACCACTAAACATGATATGTGGGTGTATCACACCTTCGATGACTCGACCTTTGGTCACACATGAGCTGAAAAAGGAACTCGCATTTTTTTACGGTGTGGTTGTATCTCATTTTTTATGTATGGTCacaattttttttgtgtgtggtTGTATCTCATTTTTTACGGTAGAGGACGAATATGTTGACAAAGGCACTCGCAAGGATCATGTGCATCACTATGAGAGAATTACTTGATGTTCAAGACTTACAACAACAAAAGGATAATCGGGATTGTTAGGGGTTgggtggggggggtggggggtgatGTAAATTCTAATTATTACAAATTCAAAGGGTCTTATTGTATTGGTAAAAACATTGTTTAGTTTGTATATAAGCTTGTCTAAATTAATTATTGGTAACCTACAAACACGCCTCCATACGAACGCACATCAAGAACACGTTGGGTCACAAAGAAAGCCGATGGGTATAAATAGGTTTAAGGATTCCAGGTCTGTAATATCAAGTTTATGTTAATTTCAATTCTTGTTCCGTTATTCATTGTTCTAGAATCAAGTTTCTGAGAAGTGGAAACTAGATTCGAACATGACACAAGAAGGGAAGCATTTGGTGAACACTACACTATCACACATGAGCCAATAGTTTAGTTAAGTTAATACACACTTAGTATTACACTTCTAGTTCTTAAGACGTACTCACTTCTAGCATCAAACAAGCCTTCAAAAACTAAGGACTCCCAACCATTTAAGCAACACACAAGGCTATATCTTTATTACCAACAAGAAACAAAGGAGGCGAACCAAATTATTTAACCACTTAGTTAACTTGTTCCTTTATTCTCAAAATCCTACAAGCATCAACCATCTTCTACTTCCTAAGAAAAGACCATGGACCCGTTCCTGTTCCCATCCTGCAAATACACCCACCACTTAACAATCATAAGAGGTCTTTTTTATAAGTTTGATGCCCAAGAATGTTACCTCCATACGCCTGTGATAGCACGTAATCCCATGAAAATCGACAAAGCGAACCATATTCCAACAAAACCAGCAACTATGTTCAAACCAAATAATGATCCAATGCTCGCAACAGACACTAGGATCTGACAAGGCAAGTAATAGAAAATGAAGTCGCTTTATAAGTAAACTGTAGATATGATCAGCTACACTGTTCTTAAACCGAAAGGACAGGAATTTCAACCATGGAGTATGCAGAATAAGCAAAGTCATGTGCCCCGAAGTTAACTCCATCAAATATGAATGCTATTGAATTGATGGTTTGTGTGCCAGCAACAAACTAAATAACAAATTTAAATGAAACGCTGATAATCATAAATGAAACACAGAATGGAAGGGATATGTAGTTGAAGGTTGGAGGATATATACCGGGACACCCATGGTTATGATGTGCTTCACGTTTATGTCTTTGGTGAAAACACCAGAACCAAATTGCAGACCAAGTCCTATTAAAAGTGTGACTCCAAGTCCCAAAACAAATCCCATCTGCAGAAAGATTTTTTCATCaatatatagaaatttttggattCAACCAAGTACTTCTAGGCTTCTTATTAAAAGTTCTTGTACATACAAGTATTTCGCTACCCTTGTAAGCGAATCATGCAAGTATTCTTACAATGTTTTTTTTGTTGGTGTGTCAAGCGAACTTGGCAAGTGTGCTCGAGTGGAAAGTGAATTCCATAAGAGTTTTTCATCAAACTCTATGGAGTTCACTGGCGAGGATAGTATACATCCTAgaaatacaatatatatatattttttaaatgccTAGAGGTTCATAACTCAATCCTAAAGCACCTtgtaatcctaaaacttctcaagAAATAACTAGAATCATCGTCATGTTACCTGCAATACTCGGGTTGCGGCTGCCGTTGCCTTTTCATAGTTCTTTTCAGCAAACGATGAAGCGATTATGGCCTACCAGTGAGATGGTTAATGCATGCTTGAACAATGTTCTTAAGTATAGGATTcaaggtttagggtttagagttgaTCTAATATGTATTATACAAAAGTAATACTTAAGGTGTTAACCTGTCCAGCAACGGCTAAACCATCTGAGAGCAGTGAAGAGGTCAACCAGACCTGTAAGCAAATTTGAAATGCAGCCATGGTTGTTGCACCCAATCTCGTAGCCAAGGATGCAGCGAGTGTAACGGGGATGGTTGCTGCTATGACTCGAAACAACAATAGCGAACCTGTGAAGCACAAACGTATTAATTTCTATGGTAATATCAACTACGAAAGAACTGAATCAAGTTTCCAAAGCGTACCACTTCTAAGAAAGCGGCTGAACTGCAAAGACTTAATGCTCAGAGGTAGTAGATTAACTTGTTGTATCAACTTGACTAGCATAATTAAGGATATCAAGTATCTGTGAAATCATAATGGTGTTTAGTAACATGTCAAGGTGTAGCACCATCTAATCTGTGAATTTCAAAGAGTGATTACTGGGAAAGAACATGAGCAATAGCTGCACCGCTAACACCCAAATTGCAAGTGAATATAAGAAGTGGATCCAAGATTACATTCACTACATCGCCTGCAACTGAAGTAGAATACAACATGCGCGTGTTAGAACCTTAATCAGTGGAAAGCGAGCACATCATATCTAGATGATGATAGAACTGAAGTTGCTATCTCAGACAGCGATTTAACTTTATTCATTTGAAGTTGCTGACTTCATATCATTTAAAAAATGACCATtttttacaaagtttgttgtGTGGTATAGAAAAAGGGATGTAAGAGTCATACCGGTGGCATATAAAGGGGTTTTGGTATCTTTGAAACCGCGAAAGACTCCTTGAATTGCCAAAGAAAAAAGAACCGCGGGAGCTCCTAGTGATCGTAGTGCCAAATAATGGTATGCCGGTTTTAGCATTGGAGAGCCCTATACAAAATTATGTGCTTTCTATAAGAAAATGCGACATGTTTGTTGGAGTGAATGGAATTTACTTACGGGTTTAACTCCTGACAAACTTAAAAGTGGTTTGGCAAGAAGTGCAAAGAAGAGTGTTTCGAGAACACCAAGCGCTAAACCGAACAACAACGCTGTTGAAGCCGAAGGGATATTTCTTTTCGGTATCTTAACATTAGGCGCATTCGTGTTCTGATGATCAGTAATATCTGTAGGCTCGCATGAGCTTGTTTTAGGATCTGATTGACAATAAAATCGCTGTAAGTGACTAATGCACAAATATCACAAATTgatgtttttctttgtaaaatatAGAGGTGGCACATACAAATTCAAACACTAATTCATCAAGAACACGATTTGGGTGTTCGTCCATCACTCGTATTTATCTCTTTACAAAAGGTCTTAGTTAGACCTACTCTCCACTACCGAGCGAAAAGCTCGGAGGGTCGACCGCCCCTCCCGCCCTCACAAAGCTACGCCCTTGGGCCTAACACTTACTGTATTTATATTTCTATAAACAAGTATTATAAACTATTTACTATTTAGTATTTCTATATTATATCGTatcaaaaaaatataattataaactatttaatatttAGTATTAATGTACACAAACTTATAAATATATTGTTTGTAAAAAATGTATACACATTCTTAGATTTAAGTTTATAAAAAAGTTAAGCAtcacataaatattatttttgtaaattaagaaatttattttataaaagtttaacATGTTCATATAGTTATTGATATATACGATGTTTGTTAATTTTTCACAATGTAAAAGTTTAACAAGTTCATATAGTTATAGATATATACGAAGTTTATTAATTTTTCACAACaaaagaaaaataattaaaaagtGAAAGGGACTGACACCGCATCTGGGACCTCGTTCGTCAACATAAGTTGAACAACTTCTTCAGCCACACAAGGAGTCACACAATGCAACATTTCTCCGTCCGTCAGCGGCCGGGTGGTATCTATGGGGGCGTTAACGATCGTGTAACTGGTGGGTGTGTTCTAGGTGGGATTTTGATGGTTCGAGTTGGGTGGTTGGTTATGGTAGACGATGATTCTTAAAGCATTTTAATTAGAAGTTTCACGGTATCTGCTACAATGTGTTAACCGAGGCTCTATCCTACGTGTTAGTTGGTTTTAGCAGATCAAGTAGTAACAAATTATAAGTTTGTTATTAAAGTCAACAACAAACGATGTAAATTCTTGAAACTTTTAAGTATTTTGTCCTTTTAATCCACAAAAATCTTAAAATCATTACAtataaaaagttaaaattttCATTGTAATAATATAGTTATTATAGTAATCAAACATTTTCTTAACAAAATGTGTTTTGAATCAACTTATCCAACCTTGTGTAAAAAagttaccattttatctattacCTAAGGCTCATGACTTGTGTATTTTGTTCTAACAAAACATATCAACAATGGGTTATTGGTCTAGATCATAATGAACTACAAAGGTGTACCGTCTTCAGGTGTAGCAGACTCCTTTTGGTCGCCCTTTTCTTTCAAACCATCATCCGAGTTCCCAACTACAATCTCTAGCGCCTCTCCTTTGGTTGACACCTTATCGATATAACCGCTCTTCATCTCCTCAGCCTCTATCACCTTTGTGTTGATTTTTTCTATCGTCTCCTCCTCAGCAACAAACGACGTTGTAATACTAACAAGTGGGAATATCGCAACTTTTGAAACTTGATTAAAAAGCGCGATTGATATTCCAACAGCAGCAATCTCCACCGGTCCTGTATTAAACCATAAACAACATTAGTTTGTGACACTAGTTCAATTCCTTGAGCTAAGAAAACGTACCTATACGGCCAATGTAGATGGTGTCGATCAAAGAAGCAACGGGGTCCGCAGCTAATGCCATGGTTATGGGTATAGCAATCGAAAGTATTTCACGTCCAAGTGTGTCCAACTTGAGTGCAATCCTATGGAGACGAGATATATGTAAACGAACATAAGAATTTAAATAGCATGTTACACAATGGCAATTTGGTAAAAAAGAACATAACTACCTATAATCTTTGAAGAAAACAAGGATTGGAAAGTTCCTTTCTGCTAGTGTTGAAGTTGAAATACCGTCCATAGCCATAGTAGAAAGAAAATTTAGGTACAAACTGCATGTAAAGCAGACAGAACTTCATATCAGTGTGCTAATAGTAAGCAAGTGTTCTGTATAGTAAGTTGTGCTAAACGTAACCAGGTTTTTTTGGAAGACAAAGAATTTAATATAACAGCAACTACTAAATATACCACTATTTCTTTATTAAATTATAATTCATATCCACTATGAGTTGTGCTAAATGTACCATTTatcatattgttttttttttttttttttttctgaatttggCGTGTGTGTGGGGAGGGGGAGGGGAGTTAGTTTGTTTTAGCTTTTCTGAAGATGAAACTTTAAGATAATACCAAATTAGAATTAGAAAAATCAAAGCGGAGTTTCGAAAGCCAAAAAATAATTGACAAGTATGTTATAGAATATATatactattattgttaatatGGGTTTGTTGAATGGTTAGAAATTATACTGTTATTGTTGAATGGTTTTAAATTATACTCTTATTAATCACTAAATAAACTATTTTTGAAGAATACTTTTTGGTTCACATTTAAACACTTTACAAAAGAGTATAGAAAGTGAAAAATTAAGATAGAATTCTAAACCAATATGATTAAATATCTTAGGGGGATGGGGCGTTTTCTGCGGTGGTTGACTGAATTTGAACGAAAAATCAGTGGAGTAGGaggctgattttcaaaatccaaaTCAGGGGGAGCCAGACTCTTAAAATCTAATATTTTTCActaaaataaaatgaaaactttcagaaattttcaataaaattAACACTACAAAATGAAAAAACAAGGGGTTTGGGGAAACCGTTGGCCCCTATGAAGCTTTGCCTCTAGTTCTCAGGTACCCACTACCCAACCGGTAACACCGCCGCCGGTGTACCAGGTAGGGGTGTTTGGTAATGATGATTGGGAGGTGTTTGGTGTGTAGGTagaagagagatagagagagacaTGGAGAGTAGAGAAAGATTCAAGTAAAAGTGATAGGATCCATGATTTAGAATATTGTAATCATCTGTTAAAATGTTTTATGATGGTATTTAATAACAACTAGTCTTAAGTCCCCGCGTTGTGGGGCGGAGACATAAAACCGTGCTACCATCGTCGCGAGGTAAGAGGCGTAAAAACCGTGATAATTAAGTAGCAACCGAACGACAACCAAAACCGAGAAAAAACGTAATGTAAACAATAGATTTTTTACACCATGTGactcactttatgtaaaaagtaAATAAAGTCGAATTTATACCAACGCATTTAGAAAGTCGAGGGGGTGAAAAACCCTCGAAGGACCAAGTATGACTACCAAACACCATACTAAGTAGCAACCGAACTAcgacaaaatcaagaaaaaaaaacgtaaaataaaaactaaaaaatacgAAACTTATTTAACTTTTGTGGCAAAATAGTTAAAAAACCAAAATTTTgttacaaattaaataaaaaccataaagttaaaaaaaaggccacaaaaacaaagaaaaaaaatgcTACTATTCGTTACCATCTTACAAATTAATACATATAGACAATGAGATAACAATACAAAATTTGTGGAATTTGGATTACATCATTGTTTTAGTTCGATTAGAATACAAATTAATACATATAGACAATGAGATAGCAATACAAAATTAGTGGAATTCGGAGTACATCAGGATTCCACCCCATCATCCTTATTGTTTTAATTcgattagaaaacaaaaactttAATTCGGTACATCTCTTAGTCTTAGGGGGATCGGGGCACATTCAGGGAGTCTCTTCGGGGACATGCTTGCCGATTAGGGGGGTACCGCCATCAAGGCGGTGAGGTAGGAGAGAGGGAGGAAATCGGTGAGAATTCACCGAAGagagaggggaggagagagggaggagtgGACCAATGAaaaatttccttttttttaaataaaaaaccaagtgacctaagaggggagtgccgccatcaatttagggtgttaggagagtttaagaggggagttgacgtggcacacgaggattggttatgcgtaagagaggggactcccctcttagggtgTACGGGGCACCCTTCGGGGACCCCATCGGTGACCCAAAACCCCTATTAGGGGGGTGCTGCCAACCTTTAGGTGAGTTAGAGAGAGGGAATGAAATGGGTGAGTGGTTGCCAaagagaggggaggagagagggaggagagagggtgAGTTTGACCaatcaaaaaaattttttttttttttttttttttaaaaccaactcccctaataggtgagtgccgccatcaaaaaggggtattaggggagtgttagaggggagttgacgtggcttaTTCTGGTTGGTTGTGTGTAACAGGGgggactcacctaagaggtgagcaccccttacacccttagagagtgccccttacacccttagtCAACCTTACATGAAATCGATTAGAATATTCTTGTGTTTTAGGACATCAAAAGTATAGGGTGCTACTTTAGGTACAAAAATTTAGGTACAAACTGCATGTAAAGCAGACAGAACTTCATATAAGTGTGCTAATAGTAAGCAAGTGTTCTGTATAGTAAGTTGTGCTAAACGTAACCAGGTTTTTTTGGAAGACAAAGAATTTAATATAACAGCAACTACTAAATATACCACTATTTCTTTATTAAATTATAATTCATATCCACTATGAGTTGTGCTAAATGTACCATTTATcatattgtgttttttttttttttttctgaatttggCGTGTGTGTGGGGAGGGGGAGGGGAGTTAGTTTGTTTTAGCTTTTCTGAAGATGAAACTTTAAGATAATACCAAATTAGAATTAGAAAAATCAAAGCGGAGTTTCGAAAGCCAAAAAATAATTGACAAGTATGTTATAGAATATATatactattattgttaatatGGGTTTGTTGAATGGTTAGAAATTATACTGTTATTGTTGAATGGTTTTAAATTATACTCTTATTAATCACTAAATAAACTATTTTTGAAGAATACTTTTTGGTTCACATTTAAACACTTTACAAAAGAGTATAGAAAGTGAAAAATTAAGATAGAATTCTAAACCAATATGATTAAATATCTTAGGGGGATGGGGCGTTTTCTGCGGTGGTTGGCTGAATTTGAACGAAAAATCAGTGGAGTAGGaggctgattttcaaaatccaaaTCAGGGGGAGCCAGACTCTTAAAATCTAATATTTTTCActaaaataaaatgaaaactttcagaaattttcaataaaattAACACTACAAAATGAAAAAACAAGGGGTTTGGGGAAACCGTTGGCCCCTATGAAGCTTTGCCTCTAGTTCTCAGGTACCCACTACCCAACCGGTAACACCGCCGCCGGTGTACCAGGTAGGGGTGTTTGGTAATGATGATTGGGAGGTGTTTGGTGTGTAGGTagaagagagatagagagagacaTGGAGAGTAGAGAAAGATTCAAGTAAAAGTGATAGGATCCATGATTTAGAATATTGTAATCATCTGTTAAAATGTTTTATGATGGTATTTAATAACAACTAGTCTTAAGTCCCCGCGTTGTGGGGCGGAGACATAAAACCGTGCTACCATCGTCGCGAGGTAAGAGGCGTAAAAACCGTGATAATTAAGTAGCAACCGAACGACAACCAAAACCGAGAAAAAACGTAATGTAAACAATAGATTTTTTACACCATGTGactcactttatgtaaaaagtaAATAAAGTCGAATTTATACCAACGCATTTAGAAAGTCGAGGGGGTGAAAAACCCTCGAAGGACCAAGTATGACTACCAAACACCATACTAAGTAGCAACCGAACTAcgacaaaa of Helianthus annuus cultivar XRQ/B chromosome 1, HanXRQr2.0-SUNRISE, whole genome shotgun sequence contains these proteins:
- the LOC110927456 gene encoding protein DETOXIFICATION 42 — protein: MAMDGISTSTLAERNFPILVFFKDYRIALKLDTLGREILSIAIPITMALAADPVASLIDTIYIGRIGPVEIAAVGISIALFNQVSKVAIFPLVSITTSFVAEEETIEKINTKVIEAEEMKSGYIDKVSTKGEALEIVVGNSDDGLKEKGDQKESATPEDDPKTSSCEPTDITDHQNTNAPNVKIPKRNIPSASTALLFGLALGVLETLFFALLAKPLLSLSGVKPGSPMLKPAYHYLALRSLGAPAVLFSLAIQGVFRGFKDTKTPLYATVAGDVVNVILDPLLIFTCNLGVSGAAIAHVLSQYLISLIMLVKLIQQVNLLPLSIKSLQFSRFLRSGSLLLFRVIAATIPVTLAASLATRLGATTMAAFQICLQVWLTSSLLSDGLAVAGQAIIASSFAEKNYEKATAAATRVLQMGFVLGLGVTLLIGLGLQFGSGVFTKDINVKHIITMGVPFVAGTQTINSIAFIFDGVNFGAHDFAYSAYSMILVSVASIGSLFGLNIVAGFVGIWFALSIFMGLRAITGVWRMGTGTGPWSFLRK